The Mangifera indica cultivar Alphonso chromosome 12, CATAS_Mindica_2.1, whole genome shotgun sequence DNA window taataaatatatatttatatatatcatcttatgattaattgattaattttaaattaaaaataaaataatatttatttatacaatgatatatataaacgagtatataattgtatattttaaatgaatacacataatactatttttatttaaaatatcaaatccaATTGATATATGATACTCAAATTACCCAACACCATACTCTAATTAAAATACGAGAAATTTGGCACGATTGAGCTACAGTGACAttcttaaacaaattataattctatGTCATGTTTGCCCAAATAGGGCGCATACCCATGTGACATTCCTTCACCGACACTTGCTCCATGCCCGTCAGCCACAAATTTCATCTTATTataatcaataatcaaatattgatTAAGATTTATTGACTATGACCCCCTATGATCCCTGAACACATAATATTCTTGATTGAAAGatgttatatttatgatatgtaCGGTTTATTTTGAAGGttcaacttttaaatttaatttatatataaaaaaaaaaaaagaaaaaagaaaagagaattgTGACCTTATTTATTTGGAAATGTGTCGGTGCTAGTTGTTCACTCTTTTTACTATATAACATGGTTTCCACATATTTTAGgctgttatttatttatttatttattttatataataaggtGTCTGTTCAACCATGATAGACACAACACCTTTCATCCACTTAACTTTgaaggaaagaaattttaagaaatcataataatatgtttgtttgtttcatcataatatttataaattgcattaattttaaaaattattgagtttacaaatatcaaaatcaataaaattatgtgtatctacttttgatatataattcgTATACACGGATAATgtatcactatgtgattgaataattttgaattaaaaataaaataatactcaatcatataatgatatatcatatatgtatatataaattatgcataaaaaataaatacacatagtattactctattgAAATTGTTTTCACATCAgtaaattattgaaaactaCCAAACTTTGGACTCGGATTACTAATTGAATGAAATCGAATTTCTAAAAGTTCCCACAACCCCATAATAGTAAACATTACCCTAGCACACAATTGGGTTTTCCCcaaataataactttttcaaaggattttttaAGAAGTGATTCAAAGTGTACAACCCaagcaataaatataaaaagaaaagttttcaTGAAACCCATAACCCATTTATAAGTATTTTAGAAGGAATTGATACAAAGAGTAAGATTTAAGTTAGTTTGAAAGAAATGTGAGGGAActcatgaaattttttataggCTAAGACCGAACATCGTTCTGGTATGCAATTGCAATCACTTTTGTCAACTtttaaaaccattttttaaccttttgcGGACGAGAAACCCTATACATTTTAGAGTATTATATTGAAACCTAACAAACTATATCAAACagaacaaattttaaatttagtgatTAACCTCACAACTATTGAATTAGATAAATCacgagtttgattttaatatatttttagaagaaatttgaattcatactctcttattttttaaactttttcttttgctaTTCAAATTATCtattgaaatttgttttatacataatttgatactaagataatttgttatataattgagtaaatttaaattaaatataaattaatatttaattacataataatatattatttaaataattaattttatattcaaaactgCATGCGTGAggtttttttatagtttaatttataatcaaaataatttggtaaatttaaacaaattgcGGGAATTAATCTTTTAGTCTGTTTGGCAAAGTGGGGATAGTGATTTTATGATTGGGAAAATGACCCACCAACAATTATTTGTAGTGACCCAAAAAGcaaaaacttttagattttaacCACAAAGTGAAGATTGTATgcagtaaaaatttaaaattgtaacCATTAAGAAAAGTTAAGTGGGGCCCTTCTGCTTATTATCAACAAATTGATTAATCAATGATCAATTGAGTGGCTACAATTACAATTACTTTTTCACTCTGTTGCGCTCTTCTACCACTgtaaaaaatagagagaaaaagttaaatGCTTAACTTGATTCTATTTATGAGTAAACCCAAATcaagttaatttttcaaattaatttagatttaaaaattagttcggtttaatttaaattagtctattttaaatataagtttagtttaagtgaaaaaatttgacttattttaaaacagagacaaattttagttatagagagtttaattcgatttgatttataagATAGATAgataatttgattcgatttaaatttaacttatgacttaattcaaattatattaaataattattaaatgaaatcATTTAGTTAATAAGTTATAAATTCGAACTATGGATCCGAACCATATATCTgtgtaataaatttaaactataaatttcaattaaactagTTTTATTCGAATAAAACTTAAACAATCTTTAATGtttatttgacaaatttaaactaaacttaaatcaaactattttttatttgagtttagggtcattttagtttgattcgattcgTATTCACCGTTGATTCCAAgcagataaaaacaaaaataatcaaatttaaatgcGGAGAGGATAAGGTTAAAGTATATCAATGATATTTGAAAACAAGCAGAATCTTAATTATGAAGGCAAGGTATCAGTAATGTGAAGCAGCGTTTTGCTTTTGACTTTTTTACACGTTTACAGCCGATGGTAACGCTGTACCACTAGTATTCAGATACGCGTATAAAATACGCGGAATCGAGAATTTtagcaattttttattttattaaaaaaaataatttgatcgGCGGTGAGAAATAAAAACGGTGGGGGCAGAATGGGGCCGGGCGAGTAATCaaaggaaaagagagagagaaagggcaAACTTCAACATCAAGACAGTGAAGGGATAGTAAAAGACAGCTAGCAGCGAAGGAATAGGTTCACCtaccacacacacacaccataacaccaccaccaccacctccatcTCTTCTATggcattttctctctttaattccATTCCTTTTTAGCCTCCTCTCCTCTTTTGTCGTTTCATTTCACTTCTCTTCAAAAACACCAACAGCTTTCACTACTACTACTACAACGCCAACAACATTTCTCCTCCTCCATCTTCCTTCGTCAAGGTTTGTATCAATTGTCTCTGCAACATGGATTCAGATTTTCAGATtacatttcttttcttctatttcaACTCTACTCTTCTTCCAATTCTTCGTTTATCcttcaaatttcaaaccaatttgttgatttttgcttttcaatttcctttttgttcctgcaaacttcatatttttttaattaatttgttttttttcacaattcagcttgtattatcttttttttttttttaattttcctcaaTTTGCGTATATTATTCCATTATGGAACTTAATTGGCCTTTGAAAATTGGCCAATTTGCAGTTTCCGTGAATATGAGCTATCTGGGACTATCCTTTGCTATTGTACGCCGAATCCTACTGTCACTTTTTATTTACATTTCACCTCAATTTGCGTACCcgaatttaaaagaaattgatttttttgtggGCCTGCATTCACCTTTTCAAATACCTCCAAAATGTTCAAAACTGAATTATAAATTACAGTAATTTATTTCTACTTTTTCGGGAAacgaaaaaaaaatcataataaatgatATTCACACTTTAACGTACATTATATGATTGCATTGTGCTAACATGCGCCACACGGCTAATGCGCTCTCCTGACTTTCGCTATTTTATTTCTGTATTCATATTTCACAAGCATTGCCGACTGTTAACTCCTATTATTtacaacttttcttcttttctcactTCCTATCAATTTCTCAGGAAAATTTCTTCGTACAAGTAACAAAGAaagagggaaaagaaaaaaaaaaagaaatcatgaTTGGACCAAACTTCATGGATGAGATAGACTGCGGGAGCTTCTTTGACCACATTGACGACTTCCTTGATTTCTCTAATGAAGATATCGATGCTGGGTTAGCTGCTGTCGATTCTAAGTCGTTCCCTAGTCTCTGGCCAACTCAGTCCGACTCATTGCCCGCTTCCGACTCGGTTTTCTCAAACAACAGCTCCACGACAGACCTCTCCGCTGAGCTCTCCGTTCCAGTAAGTTCAATTCTCAACCGTTGGATGCGTTCGTCATGACGTTCTATGCTGTATCTCTTAGTTGCCACGTAGAACAGCCTTTTTTGTgacatattaaaaaaactgtTTATGGCatgtagatatattttttttttaaaattgaattttgagaTAAGGGTATTTAGGTAATTTGAGATCTTTAGTGTCGGCCTTTGAGTGGAAGCCACATGCGATGAATTATTTGGCAAATagaattgttttttttcatttcaagtCACGTGGTTGCCCACGTTACTACTTAAAAGTTAGTCGGTCATATAGTAGGCAAAAAAATTGATGTCTTGATTTTGCTTCATGTTTTCTATGTCATGTAATTGGAATTTGTTCAACCACCCAATTTAATTCTATacacttaataataataatcatgattatatatattaatgttgtaatttattaaaatttgggacCTTTAATCtgattcaattttgttaattgttctTGCAGTATGAAGACATTGTTCAACTTGAATGGCTTTCAAACTTTGTTGAGGATTCCTTCTCTGGTGGAAGCCTTACAATTAATAAACAGGTTTCATCCTCCATTAATAAGGATGAGTCATCCCTTAGTCAGTTCCGGACGTCGAGTCCAGTTTCTGTTCTGGAGAGTAGTAGCTCCTGCTCAGGAGAGAAAACTGTGTTGAGCAGCCCCGAAACACTTGCCCCAGGAAGACATGGACGTGCTCGCAGCAAGCGTCCTCGCCCTGCAACTTTTAATCCTCGCCCTCCTGTTCAACTTATCTCACCGACTTCTTCAGTCACTGAGGCGCACCAGCCCTTTGTTGCCCCTAAGATACCATCCGATTCTGAGAATTTTGCCGAGTCTCGCCTTGTGATCAAGATACCAAAGCAATTTAACTCTGAGcataagaagagaaagaagatcaAATTGACAGATCCCCAAGATTCTACTGAGAACAATCAAAACCATTCAACTCAAGCAGTTAGGAAATGCATGCATTGTGAGATAACAAAGACACCGCAATGGAGGGCAGGACCGTTGGGGCCAAAAACCCTTTGCAATGCGTGTGGTGTTCGTTACAAATCAGGGAGGCTCTTCCCTGAATACAGGCCTGCCGCTAGCCCAACCTTTGTTCCATCCTTGCACTCCAATTCACACAAGAAGGTTCTTGAAATGAGAAGCAAGGGTGACCAGAAGCCTGCAATTGGTGGAATGGAGAAAATGATAACCAATTCTCCAGAGTTGATTCCAAATAACAATAACCTTGCACTGGAGTACATTTGAGGGAAATGATACAGAGGGCAATATTCCTCTTCGACTTCCCTCACTTATTCTGGTCTTAATATGCTATTTGCTTACTgttatttcatttcttctttcatttgattttgtACAGGGATGAAATGGGGGGAATTAGGAAGCCGTAGATGACCAATATTTTAGCTAGTAGAAgggaagagaagagaagagaagagaaggaTTGTAATGAGAGAACTGAAACATAGAGAAAGGAAGATTTAAGGGTAGTAGAGTTTAGACTTAGTGATTTGAGTTAGGCCCTTGAGGTCCCCTTAGATGTTGAGTTATTGTGCttccctttatttttttcttgtattctTTTTGTTGTTCTTCCTTTTCACTGGGAATTCTTTTTGCAGTTCATTTGTTAGTAGAAATTTCTGAGATCATGAGTAATGCAATTTGAGAAGTTTGTTATATTGGTTACACCTTATAAACCCCATGAAAGATTTTGGTTTCATAGAATTAAAGAAGGGAAATGGGTCCTGGACAATTGGTTGGTGGGGTTGATGATGGGTAGGGAGTTGGCCAAACTTGTCAATCGGACCAAATGAAATCAAGGGAATTATTTTAACTTGATCGTCAATCTTAATAATGACGAGTGTAATGGAGCATCATATCAGTTTTCATTATTATGTTAAATCTGATTGCTGCTTTAATCTTTggttataattttcttttgaaggcATGCTTTATGTTAGGTTATACACGCTGTATTGATAGATAGAGACGGTAAACAGCATCCCATTCCCCTCCCTAGCAttggattaaatatttaaaacccattcaattcaaatttgattcagttgGATCCAATTCATTTCAGGTTCTAAAAGTGGATTTGCAGCTCGAAAAACCTATgtatattcaattttgaatatatgattGAACACCCAagatgaattaaagaaaaaataaaatttaatgacatgattatatatcatttgagTACTTGATACTCCAAATTAgatgtatataacattattctttacaaataattatgtttaatattatagtcAGACGTAATTCATGTctaaattaaaagtatatatcCGTATTCACGTTTTCAAAAACCCATTTGTATATGAAGTATAGTAATTAGATCTATAACCACTGTATCAAGTGAGTTAAAGTTTCATAGGTGTAATAaaagttcaaactcaagctttttccttgaaaattctTATACTCTATCAATTTTGCTAATCTTGATGTCGGTGATAATATAttccttaaaaaaattcaattaaaatgtaaaatgagAATGAAAGTTTTAACCTTCGCCTCCCACCAAGCCCATGAGGGCTTCAGAAGTTGACCAAGTGTGGCCACCACACCAGGAGCAGATGGAGAGGGATGCCAGCAGCCTCCGCCTGTATTTGTGTTGAACTTCAACACATGTTCCATTTAAACTATTACCCTTTCggcctcctcctcctcctccggTCTCTCCTTTTGTTTTATATTCCGCCAAACccatatacataaattaaattatacctTACACAATAAAGgtgtattgaattaaaattatttcagtGTATAAACCAACCAaccaaattatacatatttattttaaatatacaaatagatatatatttaacattttttcttatatgattagatagatatgaattaaatataaattaataattaattatataataatacatataaatatatatatttatttatatattcaaaataaatatatataatattgctctcaACCGACCCAAATTGAATGAAGCTATTGCAAATTAAATACCCAAATCACAAACCACTCGTCtttattgattcaatttttattatcatctgTCCCTGGTTTTAATTTTCTGTGGAAAAAAGGGAGGTACTGGCTGTCATGTAAAATTTGAGGCTAAAAACAAGGGGGATTAATTAGGTATAAATTGACCAGAAATGGTGACAGATGGGGTGGTTTCATAATTGTGTGTCTGGTCTGGTGGGtaggaaaaaataaatggaCAAATTGATGATATTGTTTGATTAAATGCCGTGGCTCTGGCAAAACTAGTTATCATAATTTCTCTTACACTTTCCTCATGGGCCTTTATTCTGTCAGTTCATTTCATTGGGTCCATAATCATCAATGTTTTGAATTACCAAACTTTATGTCATGCATATTTGAAAAGAACAATATCCCAGGTGTCtgttttaaatacacaaataaatatatatttatatatgttattatataattaaatattattttatctttaattcaaaatcactcaatcatataataatacacataattgtatacttatttgtatactcaaaatagatacgaataattttattgatttgaaaatGGGTAATTAAGTGAGAATTAACCTTATTTTAGGGGGTTATTTTAGCCAACACCATGTGTTTATATGAATATGACCATTTGAATATGATTGGTCTTTTactctaatatataaaatagattttgATTGAAGTTAACTCATATTCAAACTGAAAACTGTCAAAGATAGAATTTTCAACCAAGAATATTCTTTGTcaaggggtttttttttttttaacataatggGTTTAAAAATTAGTCCCaagtgtttatttatttattttttattttagatttttttgtgTGCTTGTTTTCAATGTTAATGGTTTATTTTATGTGTTActctttcaattaaattattggttagttaatttttgttgatacatgcaatgttttttatttaaaattgatgcaccgtttgatgaaaaaatgatttagaaaggctggatttttttttctttaatgagaTATTTGACATTGAAATGGAcaaatcattcatatatatgtgattttgataaaaggggtcaaatacaattttttaggTAAAGGAATTTAGggacaaaatataattttattaggcGAAATTATGTCTAGAGAGaggataaatgatattttttaataaatgaaatgtgaaagttaaataatattttattaagagGTAACAGTGATgtagattttcaaaattcagtaaatttttttataatcttggcatttgagttttaaagagataaattaataaagggaaggccaaaagacttattccaacTCAAGTTTTCTATTAATTGTAAGAGTAAAAagatcattttattaataatattaaaaaatatataattttatcctattttttcCAAGGTTTTGAAATTTCACCCTCACAtcaacttttctatttttgaaaagCGATTTTTCTCCTCCATCCCAAAGgtgttttttttattctctctttGCTCACCATCTTCGTATTCGATGATTATCTTTTTCCACCTTAAATCATCACTAGCTATCTCTCTCTGTCGTTGCACAAAGTCGAAGATGAattgttttcatcttcattgaCGAAAACAATTCctcttcatctctttgtcaATAGAGAGAGACAAATTGTTCTCATCTCTCTTCATCAACGAAGATGAACAAAGAGACGAAAATGATTTATCTTTGTATGCTAACAAAAAAAGACGACCACTGAAGGTTTAAGGTAGGAAGAGACAGTCGACAAAGACAGAGACGGTGATTGTatagggaagaaaaaaaatcctaaatatgGAGAGGGAAAGTTGCTTTTCAAAACTGGAAAAGTTGAGACTCATGGGTGAAATtatcagttttcaaaatttaaaagagaaaataggataaattatatattttttaatattactgatgaaatgacttttttaccctaataactaatataaaacgttaataaaaattgaataacatgtaagtatttagatttttgaaaagttacatatatcaatttgataataaactaaacattgaataggaataagtcttttggccaagaAAGAAATGGTAAGGAGTAATAGTGATATGGTATTTGGAAGAGTATGGGATCAAATTTGATGTCATGTGATAGTTA harbors:
- the LOC123193406 gene encoding GATA transcription factor 8-like: MIGPNFMDEIDCGSFFDHIDDFLDFSNEDIDAGLAAVDSKSFPSLWPTQSDSLPASDSVFSNNSSTTDLSAELSVPYEDIVQLEWLSNFVEDSFSGGSLTINKQVSSSINKDESSLSQFRTSSPVSVLESSSSCSGEKTVLSSPETLAPGRHGRARSKRPRPATFNPRPPVQLISPTSSVTEAHQPFVAPKIPSDSENFAESRLVIKIPKQFNSEHKKRKKIKLTDPQDSTENNQNHSTQAVRKCMHCEITKTPQWRAGPLGPKTLCNACGVRYKSGRLFPEYRPAASPTFVPSLHSNSHKKVLEMRSKGDQKPAIGGMEKMITNSPELIPNNNNLALEYI